In the Anoplopoma fimbria isolate UVic2021 breed Golden Eagle Sablefish chromosome 7, Afim_UVic_2022, whole genome shotgun sequence genome, one interval contains:
- the si:dkey-183c6.8 gene encoding protein O-GlcNAcase translates to MEEKRQFLCGVVEGFYGRPWTMDQRKVLFQWMQSWGLNTYLYGPKDDLKHRLLWREVYSHEEEGQLRTLIKEAQSRDQRFVYALSPGQDIVFSSSCDLTLLKRKLRQVSDLGCQAFAILFDDIDHSMCQADSEAFSSFAHAQVTVTNDIYRFLGEPPVFLFCPTEYCGSLCSPSVSKSPYLQTIGEDLLPNITVIWTGSKVISRKLSVDCLAEVESVLQRPPLIWDNLHANDYDSRRLFLGPFKGRELQLRSHLRGLLLNPNCEFEANYIPLHSLGSWYRAGKEERKDEECEYCPDRALSAALHDWMEELNQPLLAGRQSTRADQRSSAPTSRCKTPDASDCPSNLRGPSAVAKLPVFPLDSSSPPSSPVKGETQGREGERKRSNQPSQPNHQIQGSRPGAPSGGGRGQKAQGWGLCGGKGLLSESQVRLLVGLYYLPHEHGLSAQKLLQDLAWLKANCHLVSANSKKTTPQKMDEWRGRSSRVLSLCEDIAQLHCSVVGGANRAVLYDLYPYVWDLRNTALVAKAFICWLDGRVLSDSSTLGTWRNCFHWCGKTTGAELLGVESEPWAFKGGVSGEVQMLLPIGSSSDLFTHPPPLFPTSRLYNIRPYHSKDKLELYRMVRQLHLRTQGGQESSIAHPDIVGDRCLGPCLALCPEYCFILEDELGVCGCVLGNLDVRSFAKRCQASWMPAMRDKYPPKGGATQPNTLDLIKLMEEDQGEYPDSLLYHFPSQLRLDALPELVDVSVSRTLLTALLTALKANGSQGVFCEVQPTDRQRLEFLTKLGFLEILRGEARSREGVVLGRLI, encoded by the exons GATGCAAAGTTGGGGGTTGAACACCTACTTGTACGGCCCGAAGGATGACCTGAAACACAGACTGTTGTGGAGAGAAGTCTACTCTCATGAAGAGGAGG GTCAGTTGCGTACTCTTATTAAGGAGGCCCAGTCGAGAGACCAGAGGTTTGTTTACGCCCTGTCTCCTGGTCAGGACATTGTCTTCTCATCTTCCTGTGACCTGACGCTTCTCAAACGCAAGCTGAGACAA GTATCAGACCTGGGTTGTCAGGCATTTGCCATTCTGTTTGATGACATCGATCACTCCATGTGTCAGGCTGACAGCGAGGCCTTTTCTTCATTCGCCCATGCTCAGGTCACTGTAACCAATGACATCTATCGCTTCTTGGGGGAACCACCTGTCTTCCTATTCTGCCCTACAG AGTACTGTggttctctgtgttctcccaGTGTATCAAAGTCTCCCTACCTGCAGACTATTGGAGAGGACCTGCTTCCCAACATAACAGTGATATGGACGG GCAGTAAGGTCATCTCTAGGAAGCTGTCTGTCGACTGCCTGGCCGAGGTGGAGTCCGTCCTCCAGCGCCCCCCACTCATCTGGGACAACCTTCACGCTAATGACTATGACTCCAGACGTCTCTTCTTGGGGCCTTTTAAGGGCAGAGAGCTTCAGCTGAGGAGCCACCTGAGAGGCCTCTTACTCAACCCTAACTGCGAGTTTGAAGCCAACTACATCCCTCTCCATTCGCTGGGGAGCTGGTACAGAGctggaaaagaggagaggaaag ATGAGGAGTGTGAATACTGTCCTGATAGAGCTCTGTCTGCTGCACTACATGATTGGATGGAGGAACTCAACCAACCTCTACTAGCAG GTCGGCAGAGCACACGAGCGGACCAGCGTTCCTCCGCTCCAACATCTCGCTGCAAAACTCCTGACGCATCCGACTGCCCTTCCAACCTTAGAGGACCATCTGCCGTGGCCAAGCTCCCTGTTTTCCCCCTGGACTCCAGCTCACCTCCGTCATCACCGGTCAAGGGGGAGACGCAGGGACGAGAGGGGGAAAGGAAGAGGTCAAACCAGCCAAGTCAACCCAATCACCAAATTCAAGGATCCAGGCCTGGCGCACCCTCTGGCGGAGGCAGGGGACAGAAGGCCCAGGGTTGGGGGCTCTGTGGTGGGAAGGGCCTACTAAGTGAGTCCCAGGTGCGGCTGCTGGTTGGTCTCTATTATCTGCCCCATGAGCATGGCCTGTCTGCCCAGAAACTGCTGCAGGACCTGGCCTGGCTGAAAGCAAACTGCCACCTGGTCAGCGCTAACAGCAAGAAGACAACGCCTCAGAAG ATGGATGAGTGGCGTGGCCGCTCCTCCAGGGTCCTGTCCCTGTGTGAAGACATCGCACAGCTCCACTGCAGCGTGGTGGGAGGGGCCAACAGGGCTGTGCTCTATGACCTTTACCCCTATGTGTGGGACCTGAGGAACACGGCTCTGGTGGCAAAAGCATTCATATGCTGGTTGG ATGGACGAGTGTTGAGTGACAGCTCCACCCTGGGCACCTGGAGGAACTGCTTCCACT GGTGTGGGAAGACCACAGGGGCAGAGCTGCTGGGAGTGGAATCAGAACCGTGGGCGTTCAAAGGGGGCGTGTCTGGGGAGGTTCAG atgctTCTCCCAATAGGCAGCAGCAGTGATCTCTTtactcatcctcctcctctcttccctacCTCTCGTCTTTATAACATCAGGCCCTACCACAGTAAGGACAAG ttggagtTGTATCGGATGGTGCGCCAACTCCACCTGAGGACTCAGGGTGGCCAAGAGTCCAGTATTGCTCACCCAGATATCGTTGGAGACCG ATGTCTTGGGCCGTGCCTGGCGTTGTGCCCCGAGTACTGTTTCATCCTGGAGGATGAGCTgggtgtgtgtggctgtgtgttggGCAACTTGGATGTCCGCTCGTTTGCCAAGCGGTGCCAGGCCAGCTGGATGCCTGCCATGAGGGACAAATACCCACCTAAAGGGGGCGCCACACAACCCAACACACTG GACTTGATcaagctgatggaggaggatcAGGGAGAGTACCCAGACTCTCTCCTATACCACTTCCCCTCTCAGCTGCGACTGGACGCCCTGCCGGAGCTGGTGGACGTCAGCGTCAGCCGCACTCTGCTCACCGCCCTCCTCACTGCACTCAAGGCCAACG